One genomic region from Pempheris klunzingeri isolate RE-2024b chromosome 4, fPemKlu1.hap1, whole genome shotgun sequence encodes:
- the nup88 gene encoding nucleoporin 88, whose translation MAAFSAERWLNELPNHEIFKQIRDRLDSEPITNDRGVAKNLTFCLGGDFFVWDDADRVFYTTNLRQLNSDESRSSGNYQTLLCINPPLFELCQVLLSPTQHHVALVGQRGVSVLELPQRWGKRSEFEGGRSDINCKTIPVAERFFTSSPSVSLRQAAWYPSETDEPHLVLLTSDNTIRFYGLKSPQTPAKVLPLSQSDDDSSVRPPARSYAASLGEIAVAFDFGQITSPPRQLAALCSRDQRVYPLYILYENGETYLSYTNQTNGVSVSKPSGPLPMYPAAEDNYGYDACAILCLPCVPSILVIATETGTLYHCVVLESEEEEETGAVEKWIRGTEAVPGLYVFECVELELTLKVATGEDEDPQEFDFTCPIRLHRDPLCQYRYHCTHEAGVHSVGLIWVNKLQKFLHSDEEDKDNLQEMAAEKRCIVEHILCTRPLLTSQSAPVRGFLIVSDLSLGATMICITSTYECILLPLLSSIRPPSPPLLCSHPGPGSGSSPLRGLADDSFEQHIRNILARSSTNPLVLKAGDKEMSPPPPECLQLLSRATQVFREEYILKQDMAREEMQRRVKLLTGQKNKQLEEMTVCREDRMSLREAAERLADKYEDAKYRQETIMNRVKKVLGSLQSQLPILSNSEKDMKKELQAISDQLKHLDNCIKQVNMKMDYQKTQVDKDLPAARTTVSLNAHQKKVVQDVLREQGQQIGDMMKQIKDIKNHFSF comes from the coding sequence ATGGCGGCGTTCAGTGCGGAACGGTGGCTAAATGAGCTACCAAACCATGAGATTTTCAAACAAATACGGGACAGGCTGGACTCCGAGCCCATTACAAATGACAGGGGTGTCGCTAAAAACCTGACCTTTTGTTTGGGTGGGGACTTTTTCGTGTGGGACGACGCAGACCGCGTGTTTTACACCACCAACTTACGGCAGCTAAACTCGGATGAGAGTCGCAGCAGCGGGAACTACCAGACGCTGCTGTGCATTAACCCTCCTCTGTTCGAGCTGTGCCAGGTGCTGCTGAGTCCAACGCAGCACCACGTCGCGCTGGTGGGGCAGCGGGGCGTCTCGGTGCTGGAGCTCCCTCAGCGGTGGGGCAAGAGGTCCGAGTTTGAGGGTGGACGGAGCGACATCAACTGCAAGACCATCCCGGTGGCGGAGCGCTTCTTCACCAGCTCACCGTCGGTTAGTCTGCGGCAGGCGGCTTGGTACCCCAGCGAGACAGACGAGCCCCACCTGGTGCTGCTCACGTCCGACAACACCATCAGGTTTTACGGCTTGAAGTCGCCCCAGACGCCGGCCAAAGTCCTGCCACTGTCGCAGTCAGACGATGACAGCAGCGTCCGTCCTCCGGCCCGCTCCTACGCAGCATCTCTTGGTGAGATCGCGGTGGCGTTTGATTTCGGCCAGATCACGTCCCCCCCTCGGCAGCTGGCAGCACTGTGCTCCAGAGACCAGCGGGTCTACCCTCTGTACATCCTCTACGAGAATGGGGAGACATATCTGAGCTACACTAACCAGACAAACGGCGTGAGTGTCAGTAAACCCTCCGGCCCCCTCCCGATGTATCCTGCAGCAGAGGACAACTATGGCTATGATGCTTGTGCCATCCTCTGCCTGCCGTGTGTGCCCAGTATCCTGGTCATCGCCACAGAGACGGGCACGCTGTATCACTGTGTGGTGCTGGagtctgaggaagaggaagagaccGGGGCGGTGGAGAAGTGGATCAGAGGCACTGAGGCCGTGCCGGGTCTCTACGTGTTTGAGTGTGTTGAGCTGGAGCTCACCCTCAAAGTAGCCACAGGAGAGGATGAGGACCCTCAAGAGTTTGATTTCACCTGCCCAATCAGACTGCACAGAGACCCCCTGTGCCAGTACAGATATCATTGCACCCATGAGGCAGGAGTGCACAGTGTGGGGCTAATCTGGGTCAACAAGCTGCAGAAGTTCCTCCACTCGGACGAGGAAGATAAAGACAATCTCCAGGAGATGGCTGCCGAGAAGCGCTGTATTGTCGAGCACATTCTTTGCACCAGACCACTCCTGACCAGTCAGTCAGCTCCGGTTCGTGGCTTTTTGATTGTGTCTGACCTTTCCCTAGGCGCCACCATGATCTGCATCACCAGCACTTACGAGTGCATCCTGTTGCCCCTGCTGAGCTCCATTcgccctccctcccctcccctgctTTGCTCCCATCCAGGCCCGGGCTCTGGTAGCTCCCCTCTGCGCGGGCTGGCCGACGACTCCTTCGAGCAGCACATCCGCAACATCCTGGCACGTAGCTCCACCAATCCTCTCGTGCTTAAAGCTGGGGACAAGGAGATGTCGCCACCGCCGCCAGAGTGcctgcagctcctcagcagagcCACGCAGGTTTTCCGCGAGGAGTACATTCTCAAGCAGGACATGGCCCGTGAAGAGATGCAGAGGAGGGTGAAACTCCTGACGGGCCAGAAGAacaagcagctggaggagatgacTGTGTGCAGGGAGGACAGGATGAGTCTGAGGGAGGCAGCGGAGCGCTTGGCTGATAAGTACGAAGATGCAAAGTATCGCCAGGAAACCATTATGAACAGAGTGAAAAAAGTTCTGGGCAGCCTGCAAAGCCAACTACCCATACTGTCAAACAGTGAAAAGGATATGAAGAAGGAGCTGCAGGCCATCAGCGATCAACTCAAACACCTGGACAACTGCATCAAACAGGTGAACATGAAGATGGATTACCAGAAGACGCAAGTGGACAAGGATCTACCTGCAGCCAGGACAACCGTCTCACTCAATGCCCACCAGAAGAAGGTCGTCCAGGATGTCCTCAGAGAGCAGGGACAGCAAATTGGTGACATGATGAAACAGATCAAAGACATCAAAAACCACTTCAGTTTCTAA